The Drosophila subobscura isolate 14011-0131.10 chromosome A, UCBerk_Dsub_1.0, whole genome shotgun sequence genome includes the window GTGTGGCAGAATGTGCTGCCCGATAAGGTGTACAACAGCACCTTCGCGGAGCTGCTGCATTCGTTCACCAACGAGCTGGTGCGTCGCGTGTTCACCCAGCGCGACATCTCCGCCACAATGGCCAGCGATGTGAGCGACCTCATCGATGTGGTGCTGGAGAAGGCGCCGAAACTGTTCCGCGATGCCCACGAGGTGCATCAGGTGCGCTCGTGGATGAAGCTGCAGCAACTCAAGACCATGATGAATGCCTCGCTCAAGGAGATCACCGAGCTGTGGTGTGACGGTGCCGGTCCGCTGACGGCCAACTATAAGGCCGATGAAATACGATATCTGATACGGGCTCTCTTCCAGGACACCGATCGTCGGGCCAAGGCCATCACCCAGATTGTCTAGAGCTGATTGTTCTTTAGATTACGCTTTAATTCttaataaaaacaatgcaacaagatgtgtgtgtgtgtgtgtgtgtgtgtgtcagttgGCCTCGTGGCGAGCCTGAAATATAAGCGGATACAGCTGCTCCACGAGCAGTCGATGGTCGCGGCCATGTGTGACGACCAGTATGCGCTGAGCCTCCGCCAGATGATGCATGGCCTCCTTGTGGTGGCGCTCGTAGAGCTGTATCTTGCCCAGCTTCATGTGGAGCAGCCCCAGGAGGGGATTCCAGGGGCCATGGTACTTCTGGAAGCccggcaacagctgctggccatagTCGAGGGCATCCTGCCACTTGCCCACCTCAATGGCCGCCTCAAAGGCGGCATCCAATGTCTTCACATGCCAAACATTGAGAGGATGCATGAGGCCCGCCTGCTTGTCCAGGCACACCTTGCACACGTCCAGATCTGCAACAGGCAGAGAATTATCACTGAAACTATGGAGAAGCTGCCAGAACTTACAGGCCACGTCCTTCATGGCCTCCAGCTTGTGCTTGGTCAAGGCCGTGATCTCATTGTAGGCGTTCCTCAACTTTGGGCTGATGCCCACCGAGCAGCGCTTGCAGTTGTGCCACTCGATGTTGATGCTGGCGCTGCACTTGGGATTGGGACAGGCAGCGGCTGTCATGGCACGCGTCTCCTTCGGATCGGTGCACTTGCTGCACACGCACAGGAAGTAGTAGTGATCCTTGAGGTCCTGCCGCCGCTGTTCGGGCGTGTTCAGCAGATCGATGTAGCTGATGAAGATCTTGGACCAGTCCAGGCTGGGCATGTCCTCCAGGGCGTGTATGTGCAGCTCGTTGCCCTCAAAGGTGGCCACCGCATTCGGCTGGCAGCTGTGGTCGGTGATCGAAACGCCCAAATAAATGGCCGTGGCAATGGAGTTCATCTCGGCATCCAACACATTGAAACCATTTGTGATTAGCTGCCGCATAGATACCAGagatacacaaatacaaatacggATGCAAAGCGAGAACAAAAGGAATAGTTGGGACATGGGAAGCGTGCCCCCTTGCCAGATGATCAATCGCCAGATCTGGCAAGGCGCCAGATGCGCGTCATCGATTGGTTTCCCCTTCGGGCGTGTTCGCAGGTGGGCGCCTGTCTACTTACACGGCCATAGATGCTCATCAGTTCCGTTTTGTTGGGCACTGTGCTCGGGCTATCGGCCATCATGTCCGTGAGCACGGCATGCAGCGAGTCCAAGTGCTCCAGCCGCTTTGGATCATTCTTGATTTCTTGATAATCTGCGAGAAGCCAGGAGCAATTAGCAGTCCCAAAACAGAACCCAAAACACTACTCACGCGACATGAGGTCACGAAACTTGCGGGAGCCGTGCTCGGTATAGTAGCCACGGATCAGATCGCCGCCATGCTCGAGGCGCAGAATGAGGCGACACAGCATGCGGGCGGCATCGGGCACAATTCGTGGCTGAATGCTCTTGAGGAATGGGCACTCGTGCTTGTGCTGTGCCCAGGCTTGGGTCTGGCAGGAACGGTTGCAGTAAGACACATAACGGCAGTTGGAACACTTTCGCACCTTGGCCCTAGGATCAGAATGGAAACGTTTAAATAGCAGTAAATATTTCTTGCCTTTCTATCGCGTGGCGTGGCACTTACGCCTCCAGGCAGTTGTCGCAGCGCTCCAGGCGATACTGCGACTTGAGGACAAACGCAAAAGGCTTCTCCTTGAGGATGCGCTGTCCCCGCTTGACGCTGGGCTGTGCCATGGCGACTGGGATAGGGATACCTGTGAGCAGAGTCTTCTGCCTGATGCTTGGTGCTTGGCCGGGGGCTCGTCACGTACAACTGAAAAATGAGCGCACACCTGCGcctcaaaaatattattattgttcGAAGTTTCTACTTTTGAATGTTTTGCGGCATCTAGTCCTATTTTTAGCCACCAGTTTGCGTAAATATCGCAGGcgggcaaaaagcaaaacaaacaacaacaaaatacaaaaatttgttttcgttttgtgcaGCAGCGCTCAGCCCCCAGCCCCGCGCGGTGACAACCAGCGTTGCCATACTGGCTCAAGAAACAGGTACAAGAAGTACAGTGGTGTCCATTCAAAATGAAGCGTGAACttttgattcgattcgattaaGCAAAgttaaaataaacacacacaggatgttgtctgctgtctgttttCGGTGCCCTTGCGGCTATATATTTTCTCATTTATTTGTAGCAAAGCAAACCTTTAGCTTAAGGATATTTGTTATGTGATCAAACCGAGCCTGTAGCGGCGCTGGGGCGAATAGACGGGCCTATACAGATAATATGTAGCTCGGCTTTGATATAAACCAAGACGACTAACACGACTAATTGTTCTGCGGCTTTGACCATTCCACGCTCAGAATCAGATGGTCGTAGCCGTGCCCGTTTAATATCTCGATAGCCGCCGCAGCGTCCTTGCGCTGCTTGAAGTGCACGTAGGCGAATCCCTTGCAGAGGCCGGTGTTCTTGTCGCGGGCCAGGTACATTTTACTTTGTGGTCCAATCTTCTTAACCAGCTCCTCCAGATCCGCCTCCGTCATCGACTCGGACAGATTCGAGATGCGAATGGCGGCGGTGTCGTCGCGACCACGCATTCCCAGGCCACCCTTTTGGCTGTCCTTGAGGAATGGCGGCACATATTTACCAGACTTGGGtgcatcaacagcagcggaggcagccgccgcagcctTCTTCTCCATGAGATTTGTGTCCATGGCGGTACCTTTGTAGGGGCAGTTGACGGACCAATGCTCGCCATTGCAAATACGACACTTGGCAATGTTCTTGGTGGGATCGAGCAGCGGGTCGTTGGCCTTCTCGTCCTCCTTGGAGTTGAGGAACTGCATGATGATCTCCTCGGATACCATTGTGGTGTGCGAATTGGGTCCGGGCTTGTCCGTCTTCGACTCGCCAAACTTGGTCCAGGTGCGGCGCTTGGCCACGGTCTTTGGCACCACCTGCTTGGAGATTTTGTAGGTGCGCACGACCTTCGTCTTCTTGTCGTCcttgttgtatttgtattcGGTCACATATTTGTGGCCATTCTCAACGTTCTCCGTTGTCGGCGGCAAGCCGCCGTAGTCGAGCTCCACCTCATCGGCCCAAGAGGACTTTATAGTTTCAACGCCAGGCATCTGCA containing:
- the LOC117903504 gene encoding histone-lysine N-methyltransferase SMYD3; translation: MAQPSVKRGQRILKEKPFAFVLKSQYRLERCDNCLEAAKVRKCSNCRYVSYCNRSCQTQAWAQHKHECPFLKSIQPRIVPDAARMLCRLILRLEHGGDLIRGYYTEHGSRKFRDLMSHYQEIKNDPKRLEHLDSLHAVLTDMMADSPSTVPNKTELMSIYGRLITNGFNVLDAEMNSIATAIYLGVSITDHSCQPNAVATFEGNELHIHALEDMPSLDWSKIFISYIDLLNTPEQRRQDLKDHYYFLCVCSKCTDPKETRAMTAAACPNPKCSASINIEWHNCKRCSVGISPKLRNAYNEITALTKHKLEAMKDVAYLDVCKVCLDKQAGLMHPLNVWHVKTLDAAFEAAIEVGKWQDALDYGQQLLPGFQKYHGPWNPLLGLLHMKLGKIQLYERHHKEAMHHLAEAQRILVVTHGRDHRLLVEQLYPLIFQARHEAN
- the LOC117903506 gene encoding eukaryotic translation initiation factor 3 subunit G-1; this translates as MPGVETIKSSWADEVELDYGGLPPTTENVENGHKYVTEYKYNKDDKKTKVVRTYKISKQVVPKTVAKRRTWTKFGESKTDKPGPNSHTTMVSEEIIMQFLNSKEDEKANDPLLDPTKNIAKCRICNGEHWSVNCPYKGTAMDTNLMEKKAAAAASAAVDAPKSGKYVPPFLKDSQKGGLGMRGRDDTAAIRISNLSESMTEADLEELVKKIGPQSKMYLARDKNTGLCKGFAYVHFKQRKDAAAAIEILNGHGYDHLILSVEWSKPQNN